DNA from Poecilia reticulata strain Guanapo linkage group LG20, Guppy_female_1.0+MT, whole genome shotgun sequence:
GTCTGCATGTGCCGGCGGAGGTGTAAATTGAGCTTTGATGGTCTGAGAGGAACGATATGATTGGCTGAAACGGGAAGACCCTGAGCGGTTCAGCACAAGCCACTTAGTACTCTCTTCTCTATACAGCAGCATGTTAAACACCCCTTTTTATCTGTCCTCCATcactctctttgtttttgtggctgTCTGGGCTTTAATCTCCAGATTGAGCCATTAAAATGCAGCCGcgcttttctttctgttctgatAACTTTTATACCTGGCCAAATTTTCTGGTCATCCTCCAAATATTTCTTACAGACATGCTTCCTGAATGTTTCATTGATAAGATTTTGCGCTAGTGTTCAATATTTATGAACATTCCCTTcactcatctgtttttttttgtttgtttgtttttcttttgcttttgtttccttACTCCACATGGTCAGAAACACAAGGAGCGAGACAGacacaaaccaaaacacaagAAAGGCTCCATGGACATGTCGCCCTCTCTCGTTCTTCCAAACATCATGGTCGCCGAAAAGGTGAGAgcatttttcatccatccattcatcctcCCATCATCCATTTGTCTATCCAGCTATCAGTTTATCAACGGTCCATCTTATCATTTATCCACCATTCAGGCtagtttgtgatttaaaaaaacaaaaaggttggTGAAGAATATCTGCTCTATATTTCTAACAAACTTTAGtaagttttttagtttttagtgtcCCAGTACAACTTTTTCACTTTCGATACAAAACCGACATTGACCCGATGCGACAGCATAAAGTGATAAACCGAGAACAGTGGTCAAGAACAATAAGTATCACTATGTTTTACCTATGTTGTGCAGCGCTAGTTGGACTGCTGTTTTCTTCTTGGTTCTTCAAGGTGTccttaaaaatgtcttaaattcatgtatctaaaatgAAAGCCATAAAATGCCttgaatttgttaaaaaaatttaagttaaCCTTGAATGGGTTAATCACATGTATAAAATGTTGTTGTGGCAGGATTCTTTAATCATGTATACatagttttcttttcactgGACTTTTCTATCAGGCAAACATTTCCAGTAAGTTGCGTTCAGACATCTTCATTCCTTTCTGTAACTCCAAGGGGTTGAAGCTACTGCAAGCTAATTGCTTATATACCCCTGCTCACTAGCTAGCTACCTTTTTTCTTCTATAATAAGTGCAAATTAATCACCAGTCGGCCAGACGATGTTACTTTTTACCACTGGTTCATTTCTGTTGCCAACTGACATGAGGTCAGGTGTATTCTGTGCAGAAAGAAACCCCAACAACTTTTAAGCTCGACCCTTTGGTTATGAAGACTGTAGAGAGATTTATGCAATGTGAGAAACACAAAGAGTCCCCAGaaagtttgcagtttttctgtgcCTGATACGGACATTGACCCGATACAACATTAGCACAAATCATACATACTTTTATTACTAATTATGTGGTGTGGATGCTTGATTGTAACAAAGTAGAATCCTCCAACCATTCCTAATGTTTATAATTTTCTCAgtctttaatttcactcaaggtggcattaaaaggtatttaaaaGCCCCAAGTTTGGCTTAAATCCTGCAGATACCGCAGATACTCTaggttctgttttgtttttttgttgttgtttttggtgcgTGTCATGGTTTTTCGCAAAATTTTTGTTGTCTTCACCGTTTTCCCCCCTTGTctttcccttcttccctccaaCCCCCAGACCTATAACAGCACTGCCTCTGGGGGAGGAGTAACCTCGCTGCCCGCGTCCTCTCAGAAGCGATTGGACGACAACACAAGCCGCTTCACCAACGCCAACTTCCAGGAAGTGTCGTCCGCTCTCTCTGCGGGAGCCTCCAAAGATGGCCTGGCCGCAGACACAGCCAAGGCGGCGGCCGAGGgcaagaacaagaaaaacagcGGCGCCGCTCACACGGTCGGACAGAGAGGCGGCCGCAAGTCTCTCACCTCGTCAGGGAAACCGTTGCCCTCAGCGGTGGTCACCATGGCTACCTCTTCCACATCTGCCTCCGCTTCCACAGGGCCTTTCCATCAAGGTGAATTAATAGCAGCAAATGTTTCCGTATGTTAATTTTCACGCAACTGGGAATTCTCCGTGCGGTTAGAAAAGTGGAAGCGGGGCGACAAATCATCTGCCGGTAGCACTCTGTCCAACAAAAAACTGGAACGcaaagacctgcagctgcagagccCGGCGATGCTAGTAAGACCCAAATAAGCAGGTGATTGGTGTGTTTTGTGGAAGAGCTGTGTCATTGAGTGGATCTCGCTCCAGCACCAGAcccgtgtgtgtgtttgcgtgtgtgtgtgtgtgtgtgtgtgtgtgtgtgtgtgtgtgtgtgtgtgtgtgtgtgtgtgtgtgtgtgtgtgtgtgtgtgtgtgtgNcgcgcgtgtgcgtgtgtggctCTGTAATCACTGCTTGGTCTCGACTGGCTCCTGTAATCTGGGGCCCTGTctggaaaacatacaaacacagACGGCGTgagaggcggcggcggcgttcATACTGGactcttttgttttgctctttttaaacCTTGAAGCTCTCGTCAGCTCAATGCGCGTTTTGTGGTgtagctcagtttttttttgttgtttttgtttttttgaatcTGTCCTTCAGAGACACTTCCTTCCTCTGATAAATGGGAGGACTATATGATTAGGAAGAGATTATAATTTATGATTGAAGTTATCTCTTTCCTCCCAAAAGAGTAAAGTGGACATCTCCACAGCTGTAGTGCTCGTTTTTTCTTAGTTGaatttttctctcctctccagTTCTTTTCTCTGTCCCTCCTTTCCTCTCCATCATCTCTTCCTCCTTTCTCGTTTCCTCTGTTTATAATTGTCTCAATTGTCCCACCTGTCTCCCAGGGCTGCTGTTGACCAGTTCCAGCAAGACTCCCGCTGCCCCTTCCTCCTCAGACTTCCTAAGTTTCACCGACCCGTCGCTGCGTCCCGGCAGTGGGACGTCGTTTTCCTCGCCGCCGTCTTTCAGCAGCTGCCTGGTCAAGTCGAGCTCTGAGGGCGGCGCGTCAGAGGGAACCACCCCTCTCTTTGGTTCTCTCATGTCCGCGACTACGACTTCTGCAGGTACAGCAGCTATTTTCCTCATACAATGCCTTGCAGAAGTGTTTGTCACCTTTGAACTTTGTCACAACAGATTTTAGCATTTTACATTTGGATTTTTGATATCAAAAATAAGCAATGAATCAGTTAATGGTATGACAGATTAAAAAGAGTTTTGTAATTTCTAAGTCTTAAAAGGGCAATTTTGTTGGCTGAgacttaattaattttatttatttttcagttttgtgtggtttttatttccttttttatttgttgttgtttttggttgttttttactttgaatatttataatgtcttccagttctagtgttaatttaaattaaagtcaaattaaaaggtTATTAGTCTTTGATTGGACGAACTTGCATTGTAATGACATTATAATTACAGTagttgaaaatgatctcaaaacaataaCGATGtagtttatcacaataatttctggTCCAACTTGTTATATTAACAATTTCTTATATTGTCTGTAGTcaattctttaattttgttaatttgttaTTTACTGAGTGGGTTTCTTCTGAAGGCAATTGTTAGCATTAGATTTTAGTGAAGGACATCAAAATAAGCAAACACAcgtgcatgccacactttttagatttattagtAGTAATCCTTAAAATCatgatttttcttcctcttgtctACTCTGTTtatcaatcacataaaatcccaacgaAACACAAGTTCCACATCTTTCTGTCTTCCTCCAGCAGTCGGCGGAAAACTGTATGAGAACTCCCACAGTCACGCAGCGAGCGAAACGACGAGCCTCGCCGGATCGACGGGCTACAAACGCTCTCAGCCCACCGGCAGCGGCCTGGGGATGGGCGCCGGCGTCGCAGTCGGTGGCGAAGAGGGcgtcaagaagaagaagaagggcaACTGGCGAAACCGATTCGGACCCTGCTTCACGACGGACGCGAAACCCGCCGAGGCAGCGCCGTCTCTGACGCTCCCCACCTCTTCCTCTGCCGTCAGCGCcacctcctcctcgtcctccacTGCCTCCACTGCCTCTTCAGTATCCTCGACGCTCTCGGGCCGACCGGGCTTGGTTTCCAGCAGCGGATTAGGAGTAGGAATAGGAGGAGAAAGGGGGCTCGGGGTCATGGGCGGCGGCATTCAGAAATCCCCGTCGCTCCTCAGGAACGGGGGTCTGCAAAGCAACAGCGGCTCCACAACCGCTGGCTCAGGTGAGCAACGCTTACAAACACACAACGCTTCAGAGTTCAGAACCGAATCCCATGTTTGGCAACTTTAAGCTCATAGATGGTTTGTGTCAACTTAACAACAACTTAGCTGGTTatcacttattttattcatttagaatttaaaataaacaaaaacattttatatagatatagaGTTTAAGCATCAACCAACAATCCATATTGATACGTcttgaaacacaaaacaggcaatgtatataaaaaaaaataatagcaaagaaaaaaaatgtgcatcatATTTTGATAGAACactatattttattcttaattcaGGAGTTGCTGGCTTGTTTGCAGAGATGAACCCAGCTGACCCATCATTTCCAGGTTTCCTTTAGATCTTGGCTCTTTAATTGTGACCAACCCTTGTAAAAATTATGGAgcataaaaggaaaaaacatattctaaCATTATAGTTTTTTAAGCAACATAAAACAATTGTCTTTGCTCcccacttttttatttttttatttattaaacctAAAAGTGCATCAAAGGCCTTAGCGTTTCTGAACTAATTgcggagaaataaaaaaagatgagatttttttgGTAGTTTCTAACCTCTGGCCGATTGATCAGTGCGTCTCTGATTATTTACTCTCCTTGAGCTCATCAGCGCTTGAACACagtaaaaccacaataaaagtaacttttaatgTGGCACGTTTTTGTCGGTGTCTGTTCCACACACCCTCAGTCtctaaacacaaataaatcattCAGAAAGTGTTTGTGGACGGCCTCTGCGCAGCACAGTATTAAATTACCAATCACTAATGGCAAGGATTTGATTCACTTTTGTAATTGCCTCAATATTTgcgtgtgcgtctgtgtgtgtggtaTATTATCCGTCTTGCTCACACACATGAAAAAGGCTCTGTATATttcttcctccccccccccatcatGTTCAGTTGCTTGGCAACTGCCTTTATGCTTTGGAGTTTCCCTGGGCTGATGGAAGTGGCTCAGTCTGCTCCACACTTCCCACACCTCCCCTTTCTTCCAGAACCATCACCGTTTTGTTCCTACGTCAGGCTTTCAGCCGCCGTCTCGTACCTGCGGTCCACTCATTACTCAAACCGTTGCCGCTTAAGCAGCTCAGGTGGAAGGAAAGGTGAATCCCTTAGTCTGATTGGAGACTGGAGATGTAGTTTGTTTAAATCGGCAACAAAGCTTCTTCTTGtggatcttttttctttttttttctccacctttCGCAGTTTTAATTCCCCACAAGAGAAACATTCGAATTCCGAGTATTTTAAATCCACTTTTCCTTTTAGTTCAACTCGCATTCGGCATTCACAGTAACTTAAAAGAAGCCTCCTAACTTAAAAGTGCGCTGCATTTATTAAGTATTCGTCGCAGCGCAGCAACGTTTGCTGGCCCTTTTCCCGGCATTTACTTTGAAGGGCACAATAAAATGTCCCACAACCTGCAGCAACATGAAGCATTAAGTGATTGTGTGTTAATGCAGCCAAAGCTTCGTCCTGGTCCGGCTGTTTTATAGACTGCTGTCTGAGCTGCAGCGGCTCCCACACTCTGACAcagagctgtggaggaggaggacacacacagacacactccaCCGGGCTTCATTTGCCTAATCTAGGGTTTACCTTGAATTTAAGTGGAAGAGCTACAGAATCaaagctgcaaaataaataaatatataaatgttttagcttggaataaaagtgaaatgttaAAGATTAGAACAAGTTAaaaagtttcttatttttgtttctattacaGAAGCTGTTTTGTTGGCCTTAGAATAAATGAAGTaattaatgtattattattatttttttttttctatttttatgggGGGGGGGTTTCCCCAACTGATacagctgcttttctcttttaatgAAAACGGTAAATACACGCTAGGCATCATAATAATGATATTTTCTCCAAGTGTAATAAATAGGAAACATTGTAGATGCTGCTTAGTAGCAATAAAACTCTGCGTTCAAAAATTTAACATCTCATTTACCCACACTcaattttactttgattttattttatttgctaaagTAGTTAGCAAATAAAGCTACGTTTTGAAGCCCAAGTTGTGATAATTACAaatactgaacatttttaagaaaggaacaatttaactaattaatttgtaattaaaaatatgagcGCTAAAAATGAACAGAGTTGTAAGTACTGAGTTTTATTAGTGTTAAAACTGTGTGTTCGATGTAGAACttattggtaaaataaataaataaatataaggGTTGTTGCGATGCCCTTGAAGTACAGATTTTATCTAATGTTTTCCGTCCGTTGGAaatttttgctttatatttgCTTGTAGCGACTCAACAGGTTGGCGcttttttgttgcatatttCTATTTGTATCTGGATTTTAAACAGGcgtgttttgtctttgtgtggcttttttttttctttttgccaatgCTGAGTGTGTTCACtggcaatgtttttatttactatttaaaattttttttccaaagcctGGCAGATATTTTTGCTGGACATACTTCTCCAAATTCAACATGCTGCATAACGTAAATACCCAGCAGAAGGTCGGATCCTGACACAATGAGTCAGTTTTCGGGTCAGAATTTGGTGTCCGTCTCGAGTTCTGCGCTTTTCCCCTAAAGCGGTGCCTCCGTTTCTCGCCACAGCGGGTTGCAGGTCAGGCGAACAGCGGAGCTTTCCGACGTCTGCGCTCAGTGTATATTCGTGCGCGAGCGAGAGAGGGAGAATTGTGTGTCCTgcttactgtaaatatttagctcagggTTAATGCAGGGCGGTAATGGGAAGGATCCTGGCATTTATCTGCCCCCACTCTCCTGTCTGCTGCCGACTCCACCGCGCTGATGGATAGATAGTTAGTCTGATAGATACGTGTTGGTGGATGGGGAAAAGCAGGGGTTAGATTTTGGCTAGGTTAATGTTTGATGGCTGCGGGGTCACCGATGGGACGGCCAAGCATAGTCAGgtcggggtgtgtgtgtgtgtgcgggtgtgtgtgggtgtgtgtgtgtgtggcaggaAAGATCCTGGATTTATTCAGGCCAGCTGGAGTGTAAATGCATAACGTGAGGAGAAACCAGGCAGAGCAAATGAAGCTCCTTATTGCTGGGTATTTATTAACTCATTTCAAAGATCACTTGTTTAATTGTAGGAGTCGATCCCTGGGAATTCCTGATATTAATCAGCAGCTTTGTCTCACCGCAAACACGTCGGGGGAAGTtgtgaaaagcagcaaaaatattctgcagccgatttctaattttaaaagctCCATGAACTGAGACATCTGttgaggttatttttttatacatattttattttaaatagaaatagttgtgtgtgtgttttttttttttttccctttttacattttcacaacaatGTGTTGGATCGTCTGAAAATTAGAAACGTTATTTAttgtggctgaaaaacacaataatcCCTAGACTGAAATACTTTGACCAATTAAAGTCAATAAATCtcttacaattaaaaaaaaaaaaatctttcactcataattaaaatcacaaaaaaaacaaagcatcattgaaaaaaaatcttcaggaaccagattttttttttgttagtttttttattctcggtttaaaatagttgtttttctgcttctttctcaTTTCTTTCTCGCCCATGATTGCTGCAGCTCCTATATTTCTCTTGGTGTTTTTGTGACTGGCTTGTTTTTATTAGACTGAAGCAAACCTCCCATGCATTTTTGTTCCATTCTctgatcaaacacacacacacacgcacacacacacacacacacacacacacacacacacacacacacaccatcatcAGCCGCCCTCGTTCCGGCTCTAAATTAGTTTTCGTTTGTCTTTGTTGGTGGAAAACTCTCAGGAAAACAAATGTCTCCATGTTGTTGTGGTTACACTTAGCGTGCCTTGTGATTACATCAGCTCTGTCCTGCTAAAACAAGCTAGAAAGGCTCCGCTTTTCAGCTTCATCTGGCCGCCTGCGGATTACCCTCAGTATTTACGCCAAGTtgtaaaaatacagatttgTCTTGCTGATGTCTGATTACAAAGTGATCTCTTGGATGTTCTCCTTAGGAGAGACTTCACTAAGCAGTGGCCTGGCAAAATAGCTCTTCTCTTGAGATAAATGAGGCTCGGATTAAAGAAGGTAGATATTTTCTAAGCTTGTCGGAAGACGGAGCAAGAAGGAAAAATTAGAGGAATGCTGGGTAATTCAGACCAGTGGGTTTCTTTCATTTAAGATCTTTTGCTTTTAGATTTCTCCGCAtggtaattatatttttattcctgttaGTTTTCTAATTGtgtaatatatttgaaataagcATGGGTAGTAGCTGAAccggttttgtttttatttaaaggattACAACTTTCAATCtgatttcttatgtttttttccctcttttattCACAGCAAGAAGTTGAAATGTTTTCGAATAAATCAGTGATGTTTAAagaatttcaaaaatgtataaattggtaattttttaaagaaataaaaatgagctaaatctgaaatttgaccacaatttgatttttttattattattattttgttatatttcacagtttttctcaccatctttttttaaaaatgtttgtagaaCATTATTTTATCCACTGCAGTAGCCAAACTCTGATAAATTGTTGGTTTGCCCTCTAATCCAGCTGCTGAAAACCTCATAGAAACTCCCCCTCTCCCCCTGCCCCCGAGCCTCGCCCACCCTGCTTTGGGGATCAATTTTTCTGCTGCATATTGCAAAGCGTTATAAATAGTATGTCGGCCCATGTAGTGTTCGTATCTATCgctccctccatccctccgaCCCCTCCCCTCCTGGCACAAAGATCTCTTGTTCCCCCAGTGAATGCGTGCTGCCCTGAGCCATTCAGGCTTTTGTGGGGCTGAGGGGCCCCTCGTCCCCCCCTGCCCCTGCCCCCCGCCTGCTCCCCTCCTCTGCTGGGGTCAAAGGAAGGCAGGGGCAGGGCTTATCCGTGTGTGAGGGGAGGAAGTAGAGATACTGAAATGGGGCATGTGTCGGGGGTTGAATTATAATTATCACCTGAGTTTTGGGAAATTCAgtatctatattttttattataggtgaaatatatacatttttaaagttttggttttctgatgtctgaaaaagaaaaatggattttGGCTGTGATTAATTGAAGTTGTATAACATTTTCTAACAttccaatgtttttattgttattttattttaactttttttttgtgcttaagAATTTctactattttgtttttgtttacgttTGATATTTTCCATTCctcagagattttatttttgggtgtCGGAAACTGTGgtttaggcaaaaataaattaaaatcttagcattttattttgaatttgcattaaaatctgcagcttttttttttcttttaagacagtttgacttaaaacaacacaaatcttCCCAGTcgccattttaaaatattttttctttaaaggtatTCTATCTGCAATATatctttaacattaaatatacacacattaaataataatcaacCATAATTACACATCATCTTCTAAAATGTATCGCCGCCCATCTTATCGGTTTTAGTGTGATTGAGGATTAGGTCGACGCTGTTAATGTTTTATCTCTCCACAGGTGTCTTCTCCACCGCCGACGGGTCATCGTCAGGGACAGCAGCCGTCGCCATGGGCGGGGCGAGCGCCGAGTTGTCACAGCAACAGCAGCCCACACCTTCCCTGGCGCCTCCCTCCCCATTCACCGCCGTGGCTCCACTCAACAGCACAACCTCCACACACGTGAGTCCCAACACGCAACGTTTGCTGAAAACTctcccccccaccacccctCTCCCC
Protein-coding regions in this window:
- the mllt10 gene encoding protein AF-10 isoform X5, whose protein sequence is MEPIVLQSVPHERYNKTCYICEEQGRESKAATGACMTCNKHGCRQAFHVTCAQFAGLLCEEQGSDADNVKYCGYCKYHHSKLKHKERDRHKPKHKKGSMDMSPSLVLPNIMVAEKTYNSTASGGGVTSLPASSQKRLDDNTSRFTNANFQEVSSALSAGASKDGLAADTAKAAAEGKNKKNSGAAHTVGQRGGRKSLTSSGKPLPSAVVTMATSSTSASASTGPFHQGLLLTSSSKTPAAPSSSDFLSFTDPSLRPGSGTSFSSPPSFSSCLVKSSSEGGASEGTTPLFGSLMSATTTSAAVGGKLYENSHSHAASETTSLAGSTGYKRSQPTGSGLGMGAGVAVGGEEGVKKKKKGNWRNRFGPCFTTDAKPAEAAPSLTLPTSSSAVSATSSSSSTASTASSVSSTLSGRPGLVSSSGLGVGIGGERGLGVMGGGIQKSPSLLRNGGLQSNSGSTTAGSGVFSTADGSSSGTAAVAMGGASAELSQQQQPTPSLAPPSPFTAVAPLNSTTSTHALPGSVFNLAPPHMFGNRLNPNSSMAALIAQSEASPADQEVGDGSSGSQGFSIRASPKTTPRSPIGGLQIRYDSSGSLPGPGLGLLGAGGVGGGETLPPVATSIEQLLERQWNEGQSFLLQQGAQGDVVAMLKSLHQLQEENRRLEEQIKTLTMKKERLQLLSAQLSVPFTPSTVSAGDVKGSHLGAADSSLPMTAQDTASCGGHSSSGSTSSLSASPSVSQSPPQPALNGMAATASLGGVAGLMGALGAGNALGISGIVGALNGVIQAPAAGPSSPHTTGTAAGVTLPVNSRYPTSCSTTTSPVKT